From the Xenopus laevis strain J_2021 chromosome 7L, Xenopus_laevis_v10.1, whole genome shotgun sequence genome, the window AAGGAAAACGTAGCTGCGTTATAACGAACGAACGTGGCCCTTGTTATTGCAAGTCAATATTATGGTTTCAAGAGCACAATGGAATGTTTTATGTTCTGCTAAACGTTCTGCTGACGTTTTATCCATGAATACATTTCACTTCTGTGtcccttaaaggagcagtaacatcaaaaaattaagtagctatggggacagccattcaaaggagaaaaggctcaggttacacagcagataagctctgtagaacataatggtgttatctgttatccactatttaacctgtgccatatagacttttttcaatatccaccattgctactcagcagcttgtttatataaactatagtagtacttatctgttatctactgtgtatcctgtacttaaatggctgcccccattgctacacagcagcttgtttatataaactatagtagtacttatctgttatcaactgtgtatcctgtgcttgaatggctgcccccatggctacacagcagcttgtttatataaattatagtagtacttatgttatctactgtatatcctgtgtctgaatggctgtccccatggctacacagcagcttatttatatcaactatagtagtacttatctgttatctactgtgtatcctgtgcttgaatggctgcccccatggctacgcagcagcttgtttatataaactatagtagtacttatctgttatctactgtgtatcctgtgcttgaatggctgcccccatggctacacagcagcttgtttatataaattatagtagtacttatgttatctactgtatatcctgtgtctgaatggctgtccccatggctacacagcagcttctttatatcaactatagtagtacttatctgttatctactgtgtatcctgtgcttgaatggctgcccccatggctacacagcagctttgtttatataaactatagtggtgtttctgaagcaaacacaccagttttaccagtgcagggcaacagtatactatattgacattcctttaaaacactttcattttttggtgttgctgttccttaaaatgattgacaaaaaaacataaatgacgTATCTGTGcaatgaatgctttatttatttatttttacacaatttcTAATGTCCAGCAAATTTCCTTTTAACAGATCCTgtcataataagttaggttgaaaaaagacacacgtccatcaagttcgccctttttactttttttaacctgcctaactgccagtcgatccagaggaaggcaaaaaaaacccatctgaagcctctccaatttgcctcagagggggaaaaattccttcctgactccaaaatggcaatcggactagtccctggatcaacttgtactatgagctatctcccatatcactgtattccttcacttgctaaacaccatccaaccccttcttaaagctatctaatgtatcagccagtacaactggttcagggagagaattccatatcttcacagctctcactgtaaaaaaccccttcagaatatttaggcggaacctcttttcttctaatcagaaagGGTGCCTCCTGGTTCCTggcacctgtaatgggtgcctgtgatGTTTCTGCACTGGTCCCTGATCCTGGAGAGGTGGTTCCTGACTCTTGCAAAGTGGTTTCTGTTCCTTTTGATGCCCCCATTCCGGGTCCTAGTAGTGTTCCACTTATTGGACTAAAATGTATGGGGGGGCATTCGACTTTGGGATTGCCCGgtggtcgatcctcaagggggggggtaatgtaaggaccaGCCTGGGACTTGAACCCTGTGTGCTGCACTTACTccatgagccactggaggctcttaggACTGGTCCTGGTTAATATGCTATATGTTCAGGTGTTCTCCCTGTCTATAGTTTTCTCCTCCCTGTTCTTCACCAGCGTAgtttccctcatgtgtttcccatttctcATCACCATTCCTTTATAAACCCAGCCCAGAGCGTTGCCCAGGGCTGAGTCATTGTGTGTGTTCCTGTATGACCTGCATTCCTTGTTCCTGTATTCCGGAATCCCTTGTTCCAGTGTTcttgttccagcattccttgccctCCTGGATTTCCTGATAACGACCTTGGCTTGACCTTGTTTTCGATTTTTGACTGTTCCTGTTATTATCTTCTGTTGCCATTAAACCTGCAATATCACTATGTCATCTCCAGTTGTGTATGGGtatccccctgggcttccaccatgcCCACTTCCTAGTGTGTGGTTAACTCCAGTTACAGTCCTGGTTCCTATGCTATATGTTCAGGTATTCTCCCTGTCTATAGTTTTCTCCTCCTGGAGGATGAGCAGGCATCTCCGAAGCAGGATCTGGAAACTCAGGAGCCAGTCCTAGGAAAGGGAAAGCAGCAGGACCTGCATGTATCAGGATCTGGAGGCTCAGCAGGTAGTTCTGGAGCAGGATCTGGAGGCTCGGGAGCCAGTCCTACAGAAGGATCTGGAGGCTGAGCAGGTATCTCTGGAGAAGGATTTGAAAGCTTAGGAGCCAGTCCTAGAAACGGAAAGCAGCAGAACCGGCATGTATCGAGATCTGCAGGCTGAGCAGGTCGTTCTGGAGCAGGATCTGGAGACTCAGGAGCCAATTCTAGAGAAGGCTGAGCAGCATATCCAGGATCTTCAGAGTCGTACACCAGTATGTCCTGTAGGTTCCTGAGttgtcagtggaaaaataaagaagCGAAAAGTAAAATCTTTGAGATTTATACTTCCATCCTGTACCTCTACCTCTGTATATTTAGCTACAAACACTCCAAGTCATGCATTTTTGCTGGTGTTGGCATAACCCAATATTCCCATTCTTCTGCTTATCCTCAATAAGctcctctattttttttatagtgatagACAACTTTTTGATTGGGAAATTTGAGGTAGTTGACAGGAATAGCTCCACACAGACCCCAACTTAAACAACCCTTTTTACTACCAATCACCCTCTGCTACCTTCATGGTATCCTTCATGGAACTTATACTGCCAAACACTGCCTTCCAGTCTCCACATTGTCATCTATACGTCATACAAATCTCATTCCTATTTCCTATAATCCATTGTGCATTAATTAACCTATACTGTGTACTCACAATTCAGGTGGTGGGCTTGGGGCGCGGGCCTGTTCAACTACTTTCCGATCCTCTTCAATACAAAAGTTTGTACAGAGGAAGAAGCATCCTCCAATCAATGCCAGAATTGCCAATATTATCAAGGCATATTGCAAGCAGCGCATTGGGCTGGTTTCTGGTTGCCACGTCTGGATCGCATCAGAAATCTGATAAAAGACATAGAAGTTAATTGTTGCATGTTTATAAAGTGGTAACATATTACACAGGACTGCACAGCAGAGAGACACCATGATAACAAACCATTTACAGTGGCTCAGATATAAAGCTAAAAGGTTGGGTTTGCTAGAGTTTAAAATCTTAAGGGGAATCAAATGCACTTACCTTCGGAATGATAAATGGGGCAAATACCCCTCCTGCTAACTGCGCTATAATAGACTGCAAGGCTATTGCTGTGCCACGGGAATTTGGCATTACTACCGACTggcaagaaagagaaaagaagggTTTATCAGGGAAGAGGtcactgccattattattatttgatatcaTATCTTGCGCTTATTGGTGTCCAACATGGggttatgttatcaataaaaaagcatataaacCCGATGATTAGGACCCAAACACTAGTTCATATGATTCTGTCTGTGGGTATGAAAGGAAAAAGTTCTTCAAGAGATATATTTACCAGTATCATGTCAGTAGCTACAGCCTGGTTTATATTCAGTAGAACGCCACCTACAAAGACGAACCCCTGTAGGAGAGAGTATAGGGTggtgagataaaaaaataaaatgaacccaCATCTAAATGGAATAATCATTTAATACAATTATTGGCGCCAATGTTGATGTTATCTCTAAGGTTGGCTCTTAAATCACTTTTGTTAACTTATCCTTGAGCGTTAGTAATATTTTAAACCATTCATGTAGAACTGGGGCCATAAAAATAATCTATTTCTAATCTAGGTTAATTAGCTTCATGCTATCACCTTCTCTCAATCTCAACATCCCTCGATGTTGGGAGTAAAAACATTATTGTGTCTTAAATCCAAAGGATATAACTCACATAGGCAAGGGTAAAGCTGCTTTGTACAGTGAAAAAGAAGATGCAAATGAAACATCCAGAGGCCATAAGTCCTAAACCGGATACCAGTCGATCAGCGGATGGATACATCTTGAACCACCGAGTGATGATCACCATTCCTATTTGTATCCCCACGATGTCAGCCGTGTATTTAATCAAACCATAGAACATACTAGAAGGAGACAAAGAGACAAgaatgtttattatattgttcAAACTGTATAATGTACCTCTAATAATAACTTCTCAGTTCCTGAACTGAAACAATTTAATATACATCCTAAACAATACAGTGCACTTGCTAAAGGCTATCTGCTAAACCATAGCAAGGCTTGTTCATAATGGGACTGGtaaacacacatttaggggcagatttatcaagggtcgaagtgaaatttgactagggaatagttaaaaattcgaatttgattatagaaatgtatcatgtactggccctttaatactttgaattcgactatttgccaccttaaacctgctgaattgctgttttaacctatggggaaggtcctgggataaatttggagttgtttgcagccttcctgaaaatggagttgcttttggagaaaaaacgtgaatcgaattagattcgattCAAAAcgattcgatttgaattcaatttgagtttgcgggtcgaattttgagttcttgggagtttatgggagtttaataaaactcccatgaactctaaattcgaccctcgataaacctgcccctaaatatgCACAAGTTCTGGAGACTCACAAGTCGCTGTAGTAACAATCTGGCAACAGACAGGGAAACGAACTGCTTGTCACGGCCCTGGTTCGGTTCAGGAAATCAGGAACAACGGCAAACATGGCTTCATTAATGAAATTCACGGACCATGAAGCCAAGGTGAGAAAAACAAAGCTCCGTCTGAAAGTGGAGGAGAGGGATTAGTAATATATATACATCTTCTGCAATTTTCCATTTGATTTATCATAAATAATACTCAATAATACTCACGTTTTAGATAGCATCCTCAGATttttgaagaaggaggaggtcaaCTTCCAAATATATTGGAAACTGAGGATCTGCATCTGAGGGTCATCACTGTGGTCCTCGGTATAGCATCTAGGTGGTTCCTTCTTCACACAGATGAGCAGCACTAGGCACGCTAATCCAGCGACTGCAACTAGCTGTGTCCAAAGAAAACAGCAGTTAAGTACCCAGCCATGTATctcttttcatgtacagtatccAATCAACTAAACTGATAATAAAAGGCTAATATCTCACAACAACCACTGTTTTATTTGTCTCTTCATGTTTAGCCAATATTCAATTGTATCTTCCCGTCACCCCAATATAATTAATGGTACCCGGTTGAATTTTCCTTACCTGCAGTGCAAAACGCCAGTTTGAGCCTAAATAGCTTGGCACAATTGCTCCCACAACGATCCCTAAGGCACTGTAACAGAACCAAGGAGATTCAGGGTTAATATAACAGAATCCACACACAAACCAACAGGAATGTAGCAGGAATCCAGGTACAACTTGCAGCTTACCCCATTATATAGCTGAAATTGTTAAACTTGAATAAAGTCCCTCGTCGCTTTTCAGGTGGGAACAGGTCATCAATCAGGGTCAGGGAAATGCCTGCAAAAAAACTTTCTATTGCGGCCACAGCACACCGTATAAAAGGGATGGTCCAACCCCACTAAAGGATAAGAGGGTACAAATTTTTATAAGTTAGGATTCATGAAGAATTAATACTACTGAGTACAGGTTATACGCTGAGTGAAATCTCATTGACCATCCGATACATCGAGTCTTACCTCCTGGGGAATTACGGAACAGCTCGCGACAAACAGAGTCCAATACGATACTCCCAGACACATGAGGGTCCACTGGCTGATCTGATCCGATAGATGTCCAAAGAATGGATTGACCAAGGCAAAAACAATAGCAAAACCTGAAGGAAGAGGGAGAATATTGTGAGCTTCAGACATGGACCAAGCCCACAACTGGCTAAAAGAGACAGATAGAAAGAGGGAATGATAAGTATATCCATAAGAGAGAAAGTCCAAGGAATGTGACCTTACCTGTTTCTACTCTCGCAACTTTGTCAATGGAGAGTTCATATTCTGCTTCAATCAACGGCATAACACCTGTAAGAGGAACAAAGTACCATATGGACACGTTAGTACAGGTAGTGAAGTGGTTCTGTTaccttcagaaaatgtatttcttccttcCAGCCCCTGTCTTACCTTCAGCTAGATATGTGTCCACGTAATGGACGAATTTGATCAGGAGAAGTATGGCCAGCGTAGCCTTCGCACAGAGGAGTGTACACGGTGCCCTTCTctctttttcccctttctctatGTCGACCGGGACAGGATCACATGCCTGTTTTGATCTAATGCAAAGTTTTCTGAAGAAGTTGATATTTCTACAATTAAAATCAcaagagaaatgacaatttaattgtttaattttgcaTTTGGTGAGTCTCAACAACAGATAAATCAGAATACAATGTAGATGCGCTCTCACAAAATGATTTTGTATGAACGTGATGTCAGAGAGCAGCCACATTATACCAACAGATGCACCTTCTTGAAATACTACCCACAAGTTAAAGATTCTTACCCTTAGTCGGCAAATGAGTGAAACGCCAGTCTAATATACAGTAaaagatgtttttaaaaaatgaatttcagaaaattcactgctggggTTTAGTCCAGCAGTGAAACTCCTGAAATGACCAGTGCCTTAAGTAGGTCacagacattatgacatcacaaagcaacgtgaccatagcaaccagttgctgagttggcactttgccaataataattgtaataagtaggtcactgacattatCACATCATAATGTAATGTTACAATAGCTACTGAGTATGAATATGAACAAAGTATGGTGaaaattaacttcactctttgattaatatacccctatatatgagaagttgaatattcttaccctttgttgtTAAAAGAGCGAAATGTCATTCTAAtaaaaaagatgttattaaaaaataaataatttcagaaaattcactgctggtgtttagtccagtagtgaaaatcctgaaatgaccagttgtcttgttggcactgacttAAGTAGGTcgctgacattatgacatcaccaactgaaatgacatcacaatgtaatgctgccatagcaaccaattgctgccttggcactttgccatatatggtcacataacatatatcacaatgtaacgctaccatagcaaccagtttctgagttggcactttgccaataataattgtaataagtaggtcactgacattgtgacatcataatgtaaaactaccatagcaaccagttgctgagttggcactttgccaataataattctaacacataaagcacatgcatagttataatgcataaatactctatatgagaagaagttgaatattcttaccctttgttggcaaatgagcgaaacgccattctaatataaaagatgttatttaaaaaaaaaaatgaatttcagaaaattcactgctggtgtttagtccagcagtaaaaaatcctgaaatgaccggctgtcttgttggcactgacttaagtaggtcactgacattatgacatcacaatgtaacactaccatagcaaccagttgctgagttatcactttgccaataataattctaacacataaagcacaagtctagttataatgcataaatacttTATATGAGAAGTTGAATAGtcttaccctttgttggcaaatgagcgaagagccattctaatataaaagatgttatcaaaaaaaatgaatttcagaaaatttaCTGCTGGGGTTTAGTCCAGCagtgaaaatcctgaaatgaccagcTGTCTTGCTGGCACTGACTTATgtaggtcactgacattatgacatcaccgacTCATATGACATCATATGATGCaatgttgccatagcaaccaattgctgccttggcactttgccacatatggtcacataacatccCATAACATATATCACAATGTAACGCTACCATAGCAACTATTTGCtgccttggcactttgccaataataatacataaaacacagGCTTAGTTATAGTGCATAAATACTCTATgtggtatatttatgaaataccgcctctctctattcatttctatgggattttttaaaagcttattcattcaagggtgaacttttactttcaccctttgtttaatacgcctttaaaaaacccatagaaatgaatggagagtggcagaatttcactctagcagactgtggcgaactttaacttcactctttgataaatatacccctatatatgagaagttgaatattcttaccctttgttggaAAACGAGCGAAACAccattctaatataaaagatgttattaagaaaaaaataatttcagaaaattcactgctggtgtttcgTCCAGCActaaaaatcctgaaatgaccagtagtcttgttggcactgactaaagtaggtcactggcattatgacatcaccaactgaaatgacatcacaatgtaatgctgccatagcaaccaattgctgccttggcactttgccatatatggtcacataacatccCATAACATATATCATAATTTaacgctaccatagcaaccagttgctgagttggcactttgccaataataattataacacataaagcacaagcctagttataatgcataaatactctatatgagaagaagttaaatattcttaccctttgttggaAAATGAGCGAAACgccattctaatataaaagatgttattaagaaaaaaataatttcagaaaattcactgctggtgtttagtCCAGCActaaaaatcctgaaatgaccagtagtcttgttggcactgactaAAGTAGGTcgctgacattatgacatcacagacTCATATGATGCaatgttgccatagcaaccaattgctgccTTGGCACTTTGCCATTTATGGTCATATAACATATATCATAATTTAatgctaccatagcaaccagttgtgtatgtatatatatatatatatatatctatctatctatatattcagAGTTTGCAATTAACATGCTTGGATAATATGTGTCGTATGTAGTTTTGTATATGACAAACTGTGACCCGCACCCAAGGTTGGACTATAGGACTatttacatttgataaataactttaaaagctttaaagaaattacagtttcagtaaatataaaaaagtgacaGAATATACACACAAGCACCCGTATTTTTTGGGGGAACATAATCTTTTATCAGGGAACCCATTTGTGTTTCTAGCCATTGCATCGCTGCTCTAAATACAACTTTACTCTATTACAGGAGGGTAGAgccactttgcagttggtctccatTCTAACCCTAACTGCATTGTCTTTTACTCTATTTGTTGTATGAGACATATACAGAGCCTACGGCATCCCTAAATATGAACAGAACCATCACATATAAAGGAAGAAACAAGACCATGAActgagcaaaatacattttattgaaactcCTGGTCACAATGTAGTTTATGGAGACTGCAATATGAGTGGCCCCGTTATAAGCAGCACAAGGTGTTTGCTTTTTTATacggattctgacatgattttagggtgtgatttttatttctaaatgatactgtttacactgcaaataattcactctacaatataaaatgtcattcctgaaccagcaagtgtatttagttgtaatattggtgtgtaggtgcatctcaggtcattttgcctggtcatgtgatttcagaaagagccagcactttaggatggaactgctttctggccggctgttgtttctcctactcaatgtaactgaatgtgtcacagtgggacctggattttactattgagtgctgttcttatatctaccaggcagctgttatcttgtgttagggagctgttatctggttaccttcccatttttctgttgttaggctgctgggggggaggggtgatatcactccaacttgcagtatagcagtaaagagtgactgaagtttatcagagcacaagtcacatgactggggcagctgggaaactgacaatatgtctagccccatgtcatatttcaaaattaaatataataaaaatcagtttgctcttttgagaaacggatttcagtgcagaattctgctggagaagaactattaactgatatgttttgaatttttttttccccatgacagaatctctttaagctcTCTGTTGGCATTGTGTCCCCCTGCTAAGactcaccactagtgatgggggaaCCATTTCGCTttacagaaaatttgtgaaaaatcaaTAGGCCTTTTTTGGCACAACATTTTCCAAACCACATgcctttttttactatacattacagtctatgggtgtttttcatGGCAAATCCTGGTGAaacatttcgcccatcactatttaccagcACTGCTGCTCCTTTGCATGATCAACAAGCAGGAGCATGGGCACTAGAAGTCAGGACTAGATCAGCTTATAAAGTACATACTTTTTAGTGATACTGTCAGGGAGGTGAAGTGGCTGAACATGGGGTCTTTAAACCCACTGCTCAACTCTACCTGGTGTATAGACTTGTATGGGGCAGGGCTGTTTAAGGGATTTAGGTTGCAACAATTCTGGAGGGGTTCCTGTGCCACAGACCCTTTGTTTGCAAaatgggtttagttttcctttaatagctctTCAGCTTGAAATGAGCCACATGCAGCTTGGCAACAGGGGTAATAGATGTGCCCTAATAAATGCCCCTATGGATATTGactcctaggggcatatttatcaagggtcgaatttcaaatttgaaaaacgttgaaaatcgaattcaaaaataccaaccgaaatgaagtcgaatttttttttgccggATAGGTGTTTTCGAACgtataggtccgtattcggccgatcAGATCTTcccgaaaaaaactttgatttttcaaagtccaccaattgactccatataggttctaggaggtcccccataggctaaaagaacaattcagcaagttttagatggcgaatggtcgaagtcgaatttttaaagagacagtacgataAATTTtcaatattctgatttttttcaaagttgaATAGAATTTGTACTATtcgaagtacacacaaaatagcttgaaattagaattttttgaattcaaaaattctcttcgacctttgataaatctgcctcctagaGTGTATGTACTGCATGCAAGTAGCTGGTTAGTGCTAGTAACCTAATTTACACTAAAAGGGTGAATGCCAATCCATTAGAAGGCCCAGCTGGCTATGAAAGTCAGAGACAAATTTACTGGCCACCCTGTCATCACTCCTACATAAAAAATGCCTGAAATGGTTCCCATAACCAGTACATATGGCTGTTTTTTAACCTAAAATGGTCATAAAAATTAATTAGATGCAATGTATACAAAATAACAATGAATACAAATCAATTTCATCAGTCACAAGAGTATCCCTTTCACACTGTCACCATAGTCTATTCTTATTTATCCTTGAAATCAGTTTGCAGTGTCCCATTATGAAGAGTCCATGCAGTGCAACAGGCTCAGCTGGGATTTGCTATGTTTGCTTTCTTACTAATGTTCCATAAGTCAGTATCATGGGAGGGgtagaaatacatttataggaGCACGGACTCACGACACCAGCTTGGTAAGACCCTATACATCACCTGCCCGTTCTAAACCCTCCCAAAAGGATTTAAAGggaaaagtaaagtctaaaatagaataaggctagaaatgctgtattttttatactaaacataaacataagctcactgcaccacaagcctaatcaaacaaatgatttatgttttcaaagttggacACAGCAGGtccccatcttgtaactttgttatacatctttgaaagaccaagactgtgcacatgctcagtgtggtcttggctgcttagatatcgtcataaattatcaaaaacagcacaagtcaaataatatctgccagaagccgatacagcaagactgattaataatcagaatatacagactgcactgggtcctgtgttgtcatgtaatctaatgtggattttatagtttttgtattgtttaatacaatctttctccaactctccagaaccagtggctgcagcaaaataatcctccaaatagaatcccagtttatctgtttaaatctggctccatgatctttgtccctgcagctggagttggaaacagtaaag encodes:
- the LOC121395704 gene encoding predicted GPI-anchored protein 58; translation: MRCLQYALIILAILALIGGCFFLCTNFCIEEDRKVVEQARAPSPPPELNLQDILVYDSEDPGYAAQPSLELAPESPDPAPERPAQPADLDTCRFCCFPFLGLAPKLSNPSPEIPAQPPDPSVGLAPEPPDPAPELPAEPPDPDTCRSCCFPFPRTGS
- the LOC121395700 gene encoding protein spinster homolog 1-like, translated to MWLLSDITFIQNHFVRAHLHCILIYLLLRLTKCKIKQLNCHFSCDFNCRNINFFRKLCIRSKQACDPVPVDIEKGEKERRAPCTLLCAKATLAILLLIKFVHYVDTYLAEGVMPLIEAEYELSIDKVARVETGFAIVFALVNPFFGHLSDQISQWTLMCLGVSYWTLFVASCSVIPQEWGWTIPFIRCAVAAIESFFAGISLTLIDDLFPPEKRRGTLFKFNNFSYIMGALGIVVGAIVPSYLGSNWRFALQVRKIQPGTINYIGVTGRYN